GAGAAAGATCGTACCGGGAATCAGGGCTTAAGCTTCCGGCGGCGTCCGGCAACTCGGCCGGAAAGGGACTAAAATACAAACAGTAGGGAAGTATGTCAGGGACATCGCCACGATTGGATCGTGAGAGGGACCAAAGACCGGCACCCGACCTGAATCCTTATGTCGGCGAATGGGTCGTCATCCAGAACGACACGGTCGTCGAGCACGGCCGCGACCTGGAAGAACTGGCGAGCAAAGCTCGGTCGCGAGGCATTCGCCGTCCCCGGGTCGTCTTCGTCCCGCCGCACAACCCTGCTCACACCAAACTAGACTAGGGCTGTAGATGCCCGATGTTTCCTATCGCTTCGAGCTCGACTATTTGCGCGATCCGAGGACCGGGTTACCTTTCCCAGGTATTTGGCTCGTCCTTCCCCCGAAGAAGATCGCGAGCTCGAGGTCCAGTGCCATCTCCATAGCGGTTGTTTTGCGCCATAAGCTCAAGTCATGAGCAATCCCTCCGAGA
This genomic interval from Vicinamibacteria bacterium contains the following:
- a CDS encoding DUF5678 domain-containing protein yields the protein MDRERDQRPAPDLNPYVGEWVVIQNDTVVEHGRDLEELASKARSRGIRRPRVVFVPPHNPAHTKLD